In the genome of Enterococcus sp. DIV2402, the window GTTAACGTATGACCATTTTCAAAAGTAACCGTATAGTTATTTCCATTTTTTTCAATTTTCGCAGGAACTGAATTTGCATAAATCGTCATCGCTTGTTCTTCGTAAATTTCAACCAAATTATCAGCAAGCATTTTATCAAAATGACGCAATGGACGTTCTTTACGGAAAGCCCATGAAACTTTGCTACCTAACCCATTCATTACACCTGCAATTTCGGCAGCAATATACCCTGCACCAAGTACAATTAAGTGTTTTGGTGCTTCAGTTAATTCAAAAAATCCATTGGAATCAATGGCATATTCCCCACCAGGTACATCTAATGCACTTGGTCGTCCTCCTACAGCAATTAAAATATTTGCCGCAGTAAAACGTTCGCCATTTACTTCAACTGTAGAGTTATCCACAAACTGTGCATAACCTTTTATCACCTCTACACTGTTGCTATCTAAGCCTTTTTTATACGCTCCATGTAAAAAGTCGATATATTTCTCCCGGTTATCCACAAGTTCACCGAAATTGAAGTTTTCCACATGTGGATAAATACCGTAACTCTTTGCATCACGTTTAATCGTTTCATAAATTTCGCTTGCTTGCCACATGACTTTCTTAGGTACACACCCAACGTTTACACAGGTACCACCTAGTTCATTTCCTTCAATTAACAAAACTTTCGCACCATGCATTCCTGCACGATTTGCCGAGGCAATTCCCCCGCTACCGCCCCCGATAACAATATAATCAAATGTTTTCACAGTATTTCCTCCAATCATTTTCACTCTTCAAGCTATCATTGCCCTGCCTATCCGTCAAGAATTTCAGATATCTTGAGATAAGCGCACCATATCTTTTAGAACCAAGCCATTTTCAATAATCGGTGCTGTATAATGCCGTACAAAAAAATCACGATCAATATGCGTCATACGAAACCCACACTTTTGATATAAATAAAGCTGCTCAACTCCGGTGCTTCCTGTACCTACTTCAAGGGTTTTATACTGAGCATCTTTTGCCACAACTAAGGCATGTTTCAATAATCGTTGCGCAATTCCTTTCCCTCGGTAATGTTCATCCACTGCTAAATTGACAATTTCGAGCGTTTCAGGACGTGTAGGTAAGATTACTAGCACTCCTACCACTTTTTTAGCAATGCATGCCTCAAATAACCTCCCTCGCTGCAGATATTCCGTCACCAATTCACGTGAAGGATCGGCATCTAATAGTAAATGATAATGAGACTCTGTTACTTT includes:
- the gor gene encoding glutathione-disulfide reductase, with protein sequence MKTFDYIVIGGGSGGIASANRAGMHGAKVLLIEGNELGGTCVNVGCVPKKVMWQASEIYETIKRDAKSYGIYPHVENFNFGELVDNREKYIDFLHGAYKKGLDSNSVEVIKGYAQFVDNSTVEVNGERFTAANILIAVGGRPSALDVPGGEYAIDSNGFFELTEAPKHLIVLGAGYIAAEIAGVMNGLGSKVSWAFRKERPLRHFDKMLADNLVEIYEEQAMTIYANSVPAKIEKNGNNYTVTFENGHTLTGDCVLFAGGRKPNVDNLGLENTEVKLDDRGFVHVDKFQNTTAQGIYAIGDVIGKIDLTPVAIAAGRRLSERLFNGQTELYLDYNLVPTVVFTHPPIATIGLTEEEALENYGDEVKVYRSRFTPMYFALNDYRQKCEMKLICVGKEEKIVGLHGIGKGVDEMLQGFAVAIKMGATKADFDNTIAIHPTGAEEFVTMR
- a CDS encoding GNAT family N-acetyltransferase yields the protein MKIEEVMKVTESHYHLLLDADPSRELVTEYLQRGRLFEACIAKKVVGVLVILPTRPETLEIVNLAVDEHYRGKGIAQRLLKHALVVAKDAQYKTLEVGTGSTGVEQLYLYQKCGFRMTHIDRDFFVRHYTAPIIENGLVLKDMVRLSQDI